A window of Sulfurovum riftiae contains these coding sequences:
- a CDS encoding metallophosphoesterase family protein, whose translation MNRPLRILHFSDIHVNIQIRHMNWKRWFSKRAIGAVNLLRGRAKYFDETEEKMAALIRFKEENNIDIVINTGDYTALGLECELKMAREFLAPLMSPPQNYITVPGNHDIYVHEGKSHYRFSAHFCSVLQNDLPEYCRGGHWPLIRLLGDNAAVIAIDSAKPNPWPWRSDGEIAEEQIEALEEMLQDERVKGRFLFIITHYAPRLANGKPDTRLHGLINADALLDRCRVVEKGAILFGHVHQTYRLSVEGLNSELFCAGSATMEGHEGCWVYELDGGNMQARQVGWADDKYCFID comes from the coding sequence ATGAACAGACCGCTTCGCATTCTGCATTTCAGCGATATACATGTCAATATACAGATACGTCATATGAACTGGAAACGCTGGTTCAGCAAGCGTGCGATAGGAGCTGTCAATCTGCTTCGTGGCAGGGCGAAATATTTTGATGAGACAGAAGAAAAAATGGCCGCGCTGATCCGATTTAAAGAAGAGAATAATATTGATATCGTCATCAATACCGGGGACTACACTGCCCTGGGCCTTGAGTGTGAACTGAAAATGGCCAGAGAGTTTCTCGCTCCACTGATGTCTCCTCCCCAGAACTATATTACGGTTCCGGGAAATCATGATATTTATGTTCATGAAGGGAAAAGCCACTATCGTTTTTCGGCACATTTCTGCAGCGTATTGCAAAATGACCTTCCCGAATATTGCAGGGGTGGACACTGGCCTCTCATACGTCTTCTGGGTGACAATGCCGCTGTCATAGCCATAGACAGTGCCAAGCCCAATCCCTGGCCGTGGCGCTCGGATGGAGAGATAGCAGAGGAGCAGATAGAGGCATTGGAGGAAATGCTTCAGGATGAGAGGGTCAAAGGTCGCTTTCTATTCATTATCACACACTATGCACCGCGTCTTGCCAATGGAAAACCCGATACCAGACTGCACGGGCTCATCAATGCGGATGCACTGTTGGATAGATGCCGTGTCGTTGAGAAAGGGGCGATACTTTTCGGCCATGTACATCAGACCTACAGGCTCAGCGTCGAAGGGCTGAACAGTGAACTTTTCTGTGCCGGAAGTGCTACGATGGAAGGGCATGAAGGATGCTGGGTCTATGAATTGGATGGTGGAAATATGCAGGCCAGACAGGTTGGCTGGGCTGACGATAAATACTGTTTTATTGATTAA
- a CDS encoding tRNA threonylcarbamoyladenosine dehydratase, with translation MRFERCRMLFGEEDFEKLQKAKILILGVGGVGSYALDCLYRSGVQDITILDYDMYDETNRNRQIGSDAVGAHKTETLEALYPGVKSIHQKMDMQWVETFDFDPYDLILDAADTTKVKIEVAKKCYKKLIMAVGSAKRYETNKIEVASIWKTHGDALARKIRNELKKAKFNRNFTVVFSSEEAKCKEKGSCVAVTGAVGLTVCSEAIKRILDSKQ, from the coding sequence ATGAGATTCGAGCGCTGCCGTATGCTCTTCGGAGAGGAAGATTTTGAAAAACTGCAAAAAGCGAAGATACTCATACTCGGCGTAGGCGGTGTCGGATCCTATGCACTTGACTGTCTTTACCGCTCCGGAGTCCAGGACATCACCATTCTTGACTATGACATGTACGATGAGACCAACCGTAACCGCCAAATTGGCTCCGATGCTGTCGGTGCCCACAAAACAGAGACACTAGAAGCGCTCTACCCCGGTGTCAAGAGTATCCACCAGAAAATGGACATGCAATGGGTGGAAACATTTGACTTCGACCCTTACGACCTTATTCTGGATGCAGCAGATACAACCAAAGTGAAGATCGAAGTGGCAAAGAAGTGTTACAAAAAACTCATTATGGCAGTCGGATCGGCCAAACGCTACGAGACCAACAAGATCGAGGTGGCTTCCATCTGGAAAACCCATGGCGATGCACTGGCACGCAAAATACGCAATGAACTCAAAAAAGCCAAATTCAACAGGAATTTCACCGTTGTCTTCTCCTCGGAAGAGGCAAAGTGCAAAGAGAAAGGCTCCTGTGTCGCTGTGACCGGTGCTGTCGGGCTCACAGTCTGTTCCGAAGCCATCAAACGTATTCTTGACTCCAAACAATAA
- the surE gene encoding 5'/3'-nucleotidase SurE: MSKRKQILVTNDDGYESEGLLALIEALRPLGNVTVVAPTTEKSACGHSLTLTKPLRFIEVEENFYKLDDGTPTDCIFLSLTKLFPENRKPDIVISGINVGANMGEDITYSGTASAAMEAVLQGIPGIAVSQVYMNSGASIEEFGYELAQQSIIKLVQKIFEGDYPLPERKFLNVNIPPIPASECKGFKSTRLGNKHYGFHAEVHYNPRGLEYYWIGLPRLEWMDTVGHTTDFEAVKEGYVSITPVQLDMTAHNEISILEDWINA, translated from the coding sequence ATGTCAAAACGAAAACAGATACTGGTCACCAATGATGACGGATACGAATCCGAAGGACTCCTGGCGCTGATCGAAGCACTCAGACCGCTGGGCAATGTGACCGTGGTCGCACCCACTACGGAAAAATCGGCATGCGGACATTCTCTTACCCTGACAAAGCCGTTGCGTTTCATCGAAGTTGAAGAGAACTTCTACAAACTCGATGACGGTACACCTACCGACTGTATCTTCCTCTCCCTGACCAAACTCTTTCCCGAGAACAGAAAACCGGACATTGTCATCTCAGGCATCAATGTCGGTGCGAACATGGGTGAGGATATTACCTACTCAGGAACGGCATCTGCCGCGATGGAAGCGGTACTGCAGGGCATACCCGGCATTGCGGTCTCACAGGTCTATATGAACAGCGGTGCGAGCATAGAAGAGTTCGGATACGAACTGGCACAGCAGAGCATCATCAAACTGGTACAGAAGATCTTTGAAGGAGACTATCCGCTGCCGGAACGCAAATTCCTCAATGTGAACATCCCGCCTATCCCTGCATCCGAGTGCAAAGGCTTCAAAAGTACCCGTCTTGGCAACAAACACTACGGCTTTCATGCAGAAGTGCACTACAACCCCAGGGGCCTTGAGTACTACTGGATAGGCCTGCCGAGGCTGGAGTGGATGGATACAGTAGGCCACACTACCGATTTTGAAGCCGTGAAGGAGGGGTACGTCTCCATTACTCCCGTTCAGCTTGATATGACCGCACACAATGAGATCAGCATCTTAGAGGATTGGATCAATGCATAA
- the greA gene encoding transcription elongation factor GreA: protein MQKEPMLEATYRKLSEELEQLKSVERGVIAKIIDEARELGDLKENAEYHAAKDRQGLMEARIAELTDVVGRAQVVDPSTFTHDRVSFGSTVVLVDQDTDEEIRYTIVGGQESNPQTGLISIQSPMARVLIGKEEGDEVELTLPSGKKTYDIEEILYEEILLKK, encoded by the coding sequence GTGCAAAAAGAGCCGATGTTGGAAGCAACATACAGAAAATTGTCAGAAGAACTGGAACAGTTAAAGTCTGTTGAGAGGGGTGTCATAGCCAAGATCATCGATGAAGCACGGGAACTGGGAGACCTGAAAGAGAATGCAGAGTATCATGCAGCCAAAGACAGGCAGGGATTGATGGAAGCACGTATCGCAGAATTGACCGATGTAGTGGGAAGAGCCCAGGTGGTAGACCCCTCCACATTTACACATGACCGTGTCAGTTTCGGTTCTACAGTTGTCCTGGTCGACCAGGATACGGATGAAGAGATCAGATATACCATCGTAGGCGGACAGGAGTCCAACCCGCAGACGGGCTTGATCTCTATCCAGTCGCCGATGGCACGGGTGCTGATAGGAAAAGAGGAGGGGGATGAAGTGGAACTCACACTACCTTCCGGAAAGAAAACATATGACATCGAAGAGATACTCTACGAAGAGATCCTGTTAAAGAAATGA
- the argC gene encoding N-acetyl-gamma-glutamyl-phosphate reductase, whose translation MIKVGVVGASGYTGLELVKMLVTHPGFELSYLATTQGDTVIEALHPSLEGVMTFPVKKADVAAVADACELVFLALPHKASMGFAKGLIDAGVKVVDLSADYRLELDTYEAHYCEHEDKAHLDDAVYALIEYYREDLKKAKLAAGPGCYPTATLLGILPFIPYIDTDAPLFVDAKSGVSGAGKKLSETTHFVTVNDNIFAYNPLKHRHAPEIAEKIEKLHGARMNVNFVPHLIPATRGELVSVYATLKEDIDPLEVLKKHYADDRFIRIREKPVDIKSTAGTHFCDIFAAKNGNALFVNSAIDNLLRGASSQALVAANLMCGYDEGMGIPTIAYVP comes from the coding sequence ATGATAAAAGTAGGTGTAGTTGGAGCCAGCGGGTATACGGGGCTTGAACTGGTAAAGATGCTCGTGACCCATCCCGGTTTTGAGCTCAGTTATCTTGCAACCACGCAGGGAGATACTGTCATAGAAGCGTTACATCCCTCTCTGGAAGGGGTCATGACATTTCCTGTAAAAAAAGCGGATGTGGCTGCTGTGGCAGATGCCTGTGAACTTGTCTTTCTCGCTTTGCCGCACAAGGCTTCCATGGGGTTTGCCAAAGGGCTGATCGATGCCGGTGTGAAAGTGGTGGACCTCTCTGCGGATTACCGTTTGGAGCTTGACACCTATGAGGCACACTACTGTGAGCATGAAGACAAAGCACACCTGGATGACGCTGTCTATGCCCTCATAGAGTATTACAGGGAAGACCTCAAAAAAGCGAAACTCGCGGCAGGACCGGGGTGTTACCCGACAGCTACACTGCTCGGTATTCTGCCTTTCATTCCCTATATCGATACGGATGCACCGCTTTTCGTCGATGCAAAGTCAGGGGTGAGCGGTGCTGGAAAGAAACTCTCCGAGACGACACACTTCGTGACGGTCAATGATAATATTTTCGCTTACAATCCGCTCAAGCACCGTCATGCACCGGAGATCGCAGAGAAGATAGAGAAACTGCACGGTGCCAGAATGAATGTGAACTTTGTTCCGCACCTCATACCGGCAACACGTGGCGAACTGGTCTCTGTTTATGCAACTCTCAAAGAAGATATCGATCCGCTTGAAGTACTGAAAAAGCACTATGCCGATGACAGGTTCATCCGTATCCGAGAGAAACCGGTCGATATTAAAAGTACGGCAGGGACCCACTTCTGTGATATCTTTGCAGCGAAGAACGGCAATGCGCTCTTCGTGAACTCTGCCATTGACAATCTTCTGCGTGGTGCAAGTTCTCAGGCATTGGTTGCAGCGAATCTGATGTGCGGGTATGATGAGGGGATGGGGATTCCTACGATCGCATACGTGCCGTAG
- a CDS encoding UDP-2,3-diacylglucosamine diphosphatase: MIEIKEGALFIADSHYPHHGDLFLDLLKKLHNSDIKIPQLFLMGDNFDLLFGYNDYIQTFASEAIELLQSLSKNLEIHYFEGNHDFCLKALFPDIHVYPRELQPVMFVLGEKKVGISHGDRYATGFGYDLYCSILRSKRTLTLLKPWEHAIIDHQMKVLSQKKICRTFTDFEKRVEKIMESYAEVDLVIEGHYHQARVIGNYISLPSLACQGEVCIVQKGKAVFVKAESL; this comes from the coding sequence ATGATTGAAATCAAAGAGGGTGCCTTATTTATTGCCGATTCCCATTATCCGCATCATGGGGATCTCTTCCTCGATCTTCTTAAAAAACTTCATAATAGTGATATCAAAATACCCCAGCTTTTTCTTATGGGTGACAATTTTGATCTTCTTTTCGGATATAACGACTACATTCAAACCTTTGCTTCCGAGGCGATAGAACTTCTTCAGAGCCTCTCCAAAAACCTTGAGATACACTACTTCGAAGGCAATCATGACTTCTGTCTGAAAGCGCTTTTCCCTGATATACATGTATATCCTCGTGAACTGCAGCCTGTGATGTTTGTCTTGGGAGAGAAAAAGGTTGGTATCTCCCATGGTGACAGGTACGCAACGGGGTTCGGATATGACCTTTACTGCAGTATATTGCGCTCGAAGAGAACACTGACGCTCCTCAAACCATGGGAACATGCCATTATCGATCATCAGATGAAAGTGCTTTCACAAAAGAAGATCTGTCGTACGTTTACAGATTTTGAAAAGAGGGTGGAAAAGATCATGGAGTCGTATGCTGAAGTCGATCTGGTGATCGAGGGGCATTACCATCAGGCCAGGGTGATAGGGAACTATATCTCCCTGCCTTCACTGGCCTGCCAGGGAGAGGTATGCATTGTGCAGAAGGGCAAAGCGGTTTTTGTAAAAGCGGAAAGTCTCTAA
- a CDS encoding methylenetetrahydrofolate reductase, translating to MFETFCDFLCDKTKKFITVEVNPPHGASIDKIIEDIRKHKLHEKVNGFSCTDNPLAKLKMSGVLSAIKLQQTFDKPVIATMSMRDKNKLSLQSTLLGANDFDLRCILALTGDPAKYSDQPEVKGVLERDSTLLLSIIYHLNNGVDYSNKPLNPAPKPIYPFAVSNSYARNMKSLQKRMVKKLDYGARAIITQPVYDLENAKELLALFEEAKEMSVRDTAKEAHLVLGQFPIVRARTANFIDDKVPGITVPKAIIDEMNLAAMDGEEKEQEIGFALSKRIFDDIMKAHGKVHLMTHNRFDLCSDLIG from the coding sequence ATGTTCGAAACATTTTGCGATTTTTTATGCGACAAGACCAAAAAATTCATTACCGTAGAGGTCAATCCTCCGCACGGTGCTTCGATCGACAAGATCATCGAAGATATCAGAAAACATAAGCTCCATGAGAAGGTCAACGGTTTCTCCTGTACGGACAACCCTCTGGCAAAACTGAAGATGAGCGGTGTACTCTCCGCCATCAAGCTGCAGCAGACCTTCGACAAACCCGTCATCGCTACCATGAGTATGCGTGACAAGAACAAACTCTCCCTACAGTCCACACTGCTGGGTGCCAACGACTTCGACCTTCGCTGCATCCTGGCGCTTACGGGCGACCCGGCAAAATATTCCGACCAGCCTGAGGTGAAGGGTGTACTCGAGCGGGACTCTACCCTGCTTCTGAGCATCATCTACCATTTGAACAACGGTGTGGACTACAGCAACAAGCCGCTCAATCCCGCACCCAAGCCCATTTACCCCTTCGCGGTAAGCAACTCCTATGCACGCAATATGAAGAGTCTTCAGAAGCGTATGGTCAAAAAACTCGATTACGGTGCGAGAGCCATCATTACCCAGCCGGTCTACGATCTGGAAAATGCCAAAGAGCTGCTTGCACTCTTTGAAGAGGCCAAAGAGATGAGTGTGAGAGACACAGCAAAAGAGGCACATCTTGTTCTGGGCCAGTTCCCTATCGTCCGAGCAAGGACCGCCAACTTCATCGACGACAAAGTACCGGGTATCACCGTCCCAAAAGCGATCATCGACGAGATGAACCTAGCGGCGATGGATGGAGAAGAGAAAGAACAGGAGATCGGTTTCGCTCTCTCAAAAAGGATCTTCGACGATATCATGAAAGCCCATGGAAAGGTGCATTTGATGACACACAACCGTTTCGATCTCTGTTCGGACCTGATCGGATAG
- the serB gene encoding phosphoserine phosphatase SerB — MSKLAVFDFDSTLMDGETIDFLAKPLGLEEQVAAITERAMAGELDFFKSLVARVALLEGLEKEKVDAICADLPMMPGAKEVVKGLKEKGYTVVCFSGGFRNATRPACERLGIDADFSNFLHDENGILTGRVGGEMMYSEAKGDMIVRMQKLLGVGREDTLVVGDGANDLSMFAHADTRVAFCAKPVLKEAATHCVDVKDLREILKIIDS; from the coding sequence ATGTCCAAATTGGCCGTTTTTGACTTTGACTCCACACTGATGGATGGCGAGACCATCGACTTCCTGGCAAAACCACTGGGTCTCGAAGAGCAGGTCGCTGCCATAACTGAAAGAGCAATGGCGGGAGAGCTGGATTTCTTCAAATCGCTTGTTGCCCGCGTAGCACTGCTCGAAGGACTTGAAAAAGAGAAGGTCGATGCGATCTGTGCAGACCTCCCGATGATGCCCGGAGCCAAGGAAGTGGTCAAAGGACTCAAAGAGAAAGGCTACACCGTGGTCTGTTTTTCCGGCGGCTTCAGAAATGCGACCAGACCGGCGTGTGAACGTCTGGGCATCGATGCGGACTTCTCCAACTTCCTGCATGACGAGAACGGTATACTTACCGGAAGGGTCGGGGGTGAGATGATGTACTCCGAGGCCAAAGGCGATATGATCGTCCGTATGCAGAAACTTCTGGGAGTCGGACGTGAAGATACGCTGGTCGTGGGTGACGGTGCCAATGATCTGAGTATGTTCGCTCATGCGGACACCCGTGTGGCCTTCTGTGCCAAGCCTGTGTTGAAAGAGGCGGCGACACACTGTGTGGATGTGAAGGATCTCAGAGAAATCCTGAAGATCATTGATTCCTAG
- a CDS encoding ABC transporter ATP-binding protein: MKQYFCSIKSIVQQLLSYKRELILGNIIAIAATLLVVVIPLFIPIIVDELLLGKDHGFISWISANIWTTDTKGYVLGILAFILLLRLLSTFLSVLQTKIFVSISKNITFGMRQKLLAHLKHVSLKEYEMMRVGAVTSKLVTDVETIDGFVSTTISKLIVSSLILVFSSIVLLWIHWQLALFILLTNPIVVLFTVKLSRNIGKLKKEENRAVELFQSSLNETLELFHQIRAANKENYFFKESENKARELKEHSTNYGYKSDAAMKLSYLVFLAGYEVFRAVSILAVAYSDLSVGLMLAIFSYLWVMVSPTQDIINFQYVLATAKAACKRINTIFEMEQEPEVEEVENPFIHRKAIDIEVEGLWFSYEKRSRHSRPDWESLALEGKKSQDPRVEPGDDGKESNYILRNINMHISAGSKVAIVGASGSGKTTLANILVGFYPLESGEIFYGGISNRNLKLSTIRENIYLILQHPKLFNDTMLFNLTLGNSYSEEAVAEALHIAQLDDVIARLDKGLDTLVGKDGIKLSGGQRQRVAIARMVLSDPKVVIFDESTSALDVHTEAKLFEALHDFLRKKTVITIAHRLSTIKSAEFIYVLEDGRVVDSGTPKALLEKDESYFSSMI; this comes from the coding sequence ATGAAGCAGTATTTTTGCAGTATCAAAAGCATTGTCCAGCAGCTTCTGAGCTATAAAAGAGAGTTAATATTAGGTAATATTATAGCCATTGCCGCTACACTTCTTGTAGTAGTCATCCCGCTTTTTATCCCTATTATCGTCGATGAACTTCTTTTGGGAAAGGACCATGGATTCATCTCATGGATCTCTGCAAATATCTGGACGACAGATACCAAAGGGTATGTTCTTGGTATATTGGCATTCATACTCCTGCTTCGCCTTCTCAGTACCTTTCTTTCAGTACTTCAGACGAAAATATTTGTTTCCATATCAAAAAATATTACTTTTGGGATGCGTCAGAAACTTCTGGCCCATTTGAAACATGTATCACTCAAAGAGTATGAGATGATGCGGGTTGGGGCGGTGACATCAAAGCTTGTGACCGATGTCGAGACCATAGACGGTTTTGTCTCGACTACGATCTCAAAACTCATTGTCTCATCACTTATTCTTGTTTTCTCTTCTATCGTACTGCTCTGGATCCACTGGCAGCTGGCACTTTTTATTTTGCTGACCAATCCCATTGTCGTGCTTTTTACCGTAAAGCTTTCACGCAATATCGGCAAGCTCAAAAAGGAGGAGAACAGGGCGGTCGAACTCTTTCAGTCGAGCCTGAACGAAACACTCGAGCTCTTCCACCAGATACGTGCGGCTAACAAAGAGAACTATTTTTTCAAAGAGAGTGAGAACAAGGCCAGAGAGCTTAAGGAGCACTCCACCAACTACGGCTATAAAAGTGATGCCGCGATGAAACTCTCCTACCTTGTCTTTCTGGCAGGGTATGAGGTCTTCAGAGCTGTGTCCATCCTGGCCGTGGCCTACAGCGACTTGAGTGTCGGACTGATGCTGGCGATTTTCTCCTATCTGTGGGTCATGGTCTCACCCACCCAGGATATCATCAATTTCCAGTACGTTCTTGCGACTGCCAAGGCGGCATGCAAGCGTATCAATACCATTTTCGAGATGGAGCAGGAACCAGAGGTAGAAGAAGTGGAGAACCCGTTCATCCATCGAAAAGCCATTGATATCGAAGTGGAGGGGCTCTGGTTCAGTTATGAAAAGAGATCTCGTCATTCCCGGCCTGATTGGGAATCTTTGGCCCTGGAAGGGAAAAAAAGTCAAGATCCCCGGGTCGAGCCCGGGGATGACGGAAAGGAAAGTAATTATATATTAAGAAATATCAATATGCATATCTCTGCCGGGTCAAAAGTGGCTATTGTCGGTGCCAGCGGAAGCGGGAAGACAACACTGGCCAATATTCTGGTCGGCTTCTATCCTTTGGAGTCTGGAGAGATATTCTATGGCGGTATATCGAACCGGAACCTGAAACTTTCGACAATTCGTGAAAATATTTACCTTATCTTGCAACACCCTAAACTCTTTAATGATACAATGTTGTTCAATCTTACGTTGGGCAACAGTTACAGTGAAGAGGCAGTAGCGGAAGCGCTGCATATCGCTCAGCTGGATGATGTCATAGCAAGGTTGGACAAAGGGCTCGATACCCTGGTAGGAAAAGATGGTATCAAGCTCAGCGGCGGTCAGCGCCAGAGAGTAGCGATAGCCAGAATGGTGCTTTCAGATCCAAAGGTAGTGATCTTCGACGAGTCGACTTCTGCACTCGATGTGCATACCGAAGCGAAACTTTTTGAAGCACTGCATGACTTCCTTCGCAAGAAGACGGTCATTACGATCGCACACCGGCTCAGTACGATCAAAAGTGCAGAGTTCATATATGTGCTTGAAGACGGAAGGGTGGTCGACAGCGGGACACCCAAAGCGTTGCTGGAGAAGGACGAGAGTTACTTCAGCAGTATGATATAA
- a CDS encoding undecaprenyl-diphosphate phosphatase, with product MDMIQAIIIGIIEGFTEFLPISSTGHMIVASKFLGIEESALIKAYEVIIQFAAILAVMLIYREKITFKKLDLWIKLFVAFLPLAIVGFIFKDQIKSLFNVETVAWMFIIGGIVFLVVEYFYKEKETHVKDVEKVSMMQALWVGIAQIFSLVPGTSRAGATIIGGLLAGLDRKTSAEFSFLLAIPVMAAVSGYDLLKHYQDFADANWGAFVVGFIVAFVVAYATIKLFLAFLQRFTFVAFGIYRIIFGMILLMML from the coding sequence ATGGATATGATTCAAGCGATAATCATCGGGATTATCGAAGGTTTTACGGAGTTCCTGCCCATCTCCTCAACAGGGCATATGATCGTTGCAAGCAAATTCCTGGGCATCGAAGAGAGCGCCCTTATCAAAGCCTATGAAGTCATTATCCAGTTTGCAGCTATTTTGGCGGTGATGCTGATCTACAGAGAGAAGATCACTTTCAAGAAACTTGACCTCTGGATAAAACTTTTTGTTGCCTTCCTCCCCCTTGCTATTGTCGGTTTCATTTTCAAAGACCAGATCAAAAGCCTTTTCAACGTAGAGACCGTAGCATGGATGTTCATCATCGGCGGTATCGTCTTTCTTGTGGTCGAATATTTCTACAAAGAGAAAGAGACGCATGTAAAAGATGTGGAAAAGGTCAGTATGATGCAGGCACTCTGGGTGGGGATCGCACAGATCTTCTCTTTGGTACCCGGAACGAGCAGGGCCGGTGCGACCATCATCGGCGGGTTGCTGGCAGGACTGGACAGAAAGACATCCGCAGAATTCTCTTTTCTTCTGGCCATACCGGTCATGGCGGCGGTCAGCGGGTATGACCTGCTGAAACACTACCAGGACTTTGCCGATGCCAACTGGGGTGCATTTGTGGTCGGTTTCATCGTGGCATTCGTGGTGGCTTATGCGACGATCAAACTCTTTTTGGCATTTCTCCAGCGTTTCACTTTTGTGGCATTTGGTATCTACCGGATCATTTTCGGGATGATCCTGTTGATGATGTTGTGA
- a CDS encoding DEAD/DEAH box helicase: MKFNEFNFHRDIAKGVKIAGFREPSPIQEMAIPIIESGKDLVGQAHTGTGKTAAFGLPMMDKLAKGEIERALVITPTRELATQVADELYHLGRFAGIRTLTVYGGVGYGRQIALIHKGVQIVVATPGRLKDLYRKGKIDVLNPEIVVLDEADEMLDMGFLDEIKEIFEYIPQNRQTLLFSATMPEPIKELAKHILYQPEFISVVGDEETTNNVIDQRYYVINESQRDEAIVKLLETEKTNKCIIFCRMKREVDRLTEHLLALGFNASGLHGDLEQQDRETVIKAYRRGETKIMVATDVAARGLDVKDVTHVFNYHIPFDPQSYVHRIGRTGRAGKSGQAITLVTTEEFRELQRIQKEVGAEMRLATIQGGSGLDDTSLEYLAEQVRDMPINKEAQNLIEYLGNIDKELLLEKLVSCFIEKEQQNVGSQIGFDQHTVDAMLQEYGSEKKSSKNSQRRRKRR, translated from the coding sequence ATGAAATTCAACGAATTCAATTTTCACCGCGATATTGCAAAAGGGGTGAAGATAGCAGGTTTTAGGGAGCCGAGTCCCATTCAGGAGATGGCCATACCGATTATCGAGAGCGGTAAGGACCTGGTAGGACAGGCCCATACGGGTACAGGAAAAACAGCGGCATTCGGCCTGCCGATGATGGACAAGCTTGCCAAAGGCGAGATCGAAAGAGCGCTTGTCATCACACCGACAAGAGAGTTGGCGACACAGGTAGCGGATGAGCTCTACCACCTGGGCCGTTTTGCAGGCATCAGGACACTGACAGTTTACGGCGGTGTAGGGTATGGACGGCAGATAGCACTTATCCACAAAGGGGTGCAGATAGTCGTTGCAACACCGGGAAGGCTCAAAGACCTTTATCGCAAAGGCAAGATCGATGTCCTCAACCCAGAGATCGTCGTGCTCGATGAAGCCGATGAGATGCTGGATATGGGCTTTCTTGACGAGATCAAGGAGATCTTCGAGTATATTCCTCAGAACAGACAGACACTGCTCTTTTCCGCTACGATGCCCGAACCCATCAAAGAGCTTGCCAAGCACATTCTCTACCAGCCGGAGTTCATCTCTGTCGTAGGGGACGAGGAGACAACAAACAACGTTATAGACCAGCGTTACTATGTCATCAACGAAAGCCAGAGAGATGAAGCGATCGTCAAACTGCTCGAGACGGAAAAGACGAACAAATGTATCATCTTCTGCCGTATGAAGCGTGAAGTGGACAGACTGACGGAACATCTTCTGGCATTGGGCTTCAATGCGTCAGGACTGCATGGTGACCTTGAACAGCAGGACCGTGAAACGGTCATCAAAGCCTACAGAAGAGGAGAAACGAAGATCATGGTGGCTACCGATGTGGCTGCCCGTGGTCTGGATGTCAAAGATGTGACACATGTCTTCAACTACCACATCCCATTCGACCCGCAGAGCTATGTACACCGTATCGGGCGTACCGGCAGGGCGGGAAAGAGCGGACAGGCGATCACACTGGTGACGACCGAGGAGTTCAGGGAGCTTCAGCGTATCCAGAAAGAGGTGGGTGCGGAGATGCGTCTTGCAACGATCCAGGGCGGCAGCGGTCTGGATGATACCAGCCTGGAGTATCTGGCTGAGCAGGTAAGGGATATGCCGATCAATAAGGAGGCACAGAATCTCATCGAATACCTTGGCAACATAGACAAGGAATTGCTGCTGGAGAAGCTTGTTTCCTGTTTCATCGAGAAGGAGCAGCAGAATGTAGGTTCTCAGATCGGGTTCGATCAGCATACGGTGGATGCTATGCTGCAGGAGTATGGCAGTGAGAAAAAAAGCAGCAAAAACAGTCAGCGCAGAAGAAAAAGAAGATAA
- a CDS encoding OadG family protein, translating into MEYTLVGEGLKFMVLGMLIVLVFLLLLVQVMKWQAKIINKYFPEKEPVAPTTTTADSDEESRRTAAIIAAVTEFRKQ; encoded by the coding sequence ATGGAATATACTTTAGTAGGCGAAGGCCTGAAATTTATGGTATTGGGGATGTTGATCGTTTTGGTTTTTCTTCTATTGCTCGTCCAGGTGATGAAATGGCAAGCGAAGATCATCAACAAATATTTCCCTGAAAAAGAACCGGTAGCTCCTACTACGACCACTGCAGACAGTGATGAAGAGTCGCGTCGTACTGCAGCGATCATCGCAGCTGTTACAGAGTTTCGTAAACAATAA